A section of the Humulus lupulus chromosome 2, drHumLupu1.1, whole genome shotgun sequence genome encodes:
- the LOC133815602 gene encoding protein AGENET DOMAIN (AGD)-CONTAINING P1-like, whose amino-acid sequence MAPSLPLNEVVFKVGDDVDVFYWNGWCRGMVMRVLEEKSRYVVRFHNSGREVLCPLYSLRLHMERNDGAWVPPLLQQRMSSPTNLEAKERTTTTTTTTHNEFNTSSSIRSKEPLQLLGVKERTMKVVKTADDHNKNKNKRTKIKIVFRKKPIMEAEAIFKNGTMVEASSDEKGYEGAWYKAKIIEAVGSDKFLVEYQDLVTEDDNTQLLRENAERRHLRPEPPLVPTVSHFKLLEKVDAWYNDGWWEGEISKVLPAGAHYVLYFKHTNEEMTFALSDLRPHQDWINGKWYASTTNTTMKTDI is encoded by the exons ATGGCGCCTTCCTTGCCGTTGAACGAGGTTGTTTTTAAGGTCGGCGACGATGTCGACGTTTTCTATTGGAACGGGTGGTGTCGTGGTATGGTTATGAGGGTCTTAGAAGAGAAGTCGAGGTACGTTGTTCGGTTCCACAACTCAGGTCGAGAAGTTCTGTGTCCACTCTACAGTTTGAGGCTTCATATGGAAAGGAATGATGGGGCTTGGGTCCCACCTCTTCTACAGCAG AGAATGTCATCACCAACAAATTTGGAGGCAAAGGAGaggactactactactactactactactcataATGAATTCAACACTAGTAGTTCAATTCGCAGCAAGGAGCCATTGCAATTGCTGGGAGTCAAGGAGAGGACTATGAAAGTAGTCAAGACCGCAGATgatcacaataagaacaagaataAGCGTACGAAAATTAAGATCGTATTTCGCAAAAAACCAATAATGGAGGCGGAGGCCATATTCAAAAATGGGACTATGGTGGAAGCTAGCAGCGACGAGAAAGGGTACGAGGGTGCTTGGTACAAAGCTAAGATCATCGAGGCTGTAGGGAGTGACAAGTTCTTGGTAGAATATCAGGACCTGGTGACCGAAGATGATAATACCCAGCTATTGAGAGAAAACGCAGAGCGGCGACATCTTAGGCCGGAGCCGCCTTTGGTTCCAACAGTATCCCATTTCAAGTTGCTAGAGAAAGTGGATGCTTGGTACAATGACGGGTGGTGGGAAGGTGAAATTTCGAAGGTTTTACCTGCTGGTGCGCACTATGTCCTCTACTTCAAACACACAAACGAAGAAATGACATTCGCACTCTCTGATTTGCGGCCTCACCAAGACTGGATCAATGGAAAGTGGTATGCTTCGACCACCAATACGACGATGAAAACAGATATCTAG
- the LOC133815603 gene encoding uncharacterized mitochondrial protein AtMg00810-like has product MTRSDLSFPVNRLCQFMQAPTTTHLQAIKRVLRYLKGYAHLGLLLQPSSDHNLYAYTDADWASCPNDRRSTSAYCIFLGHNLISWSSSKQTVVSRSSTESNIGRLQMELLSYLGFPLF; this is encoded by the coding sequence ATGACTCGATCGGACCTCTCCTTTCCTGTCAATCGATTGTGCCAGTTTATGCAAGCGCCTACTACAACTCATCTTCAGGCTATTAAGCGCGTTTTACGGTATCTCAAAGGTTATGCTCATCTTGGCTTGTTACTTCAACCCTCCTCTGATCATAACTTGTATGCCTACACCGACGCCGATTGGGCCTCGTGCCCCAATGACCGCCGTAGTACTAGTGCTTACTGCATTTTTCTTGGTCACAATCTGATTTCTTGGTCCTCCTCTAAGCAAACAGTAGTGTCTCGGTCTAGCACCGAGTCGAATATCGGGCGCTTGCAAATGGAGCTACTGAGTTATCTTGGCTTTCCTCTATTTTAA